The Algoriphagus sp. TR-M9 genome has a window encoding:
- the porU2 gene encoding putative type IX secretion system sortase PorU2 has protein sequence MMRNLLYVLLTILVFTGLTNAQQAAWYNYEQTYYKIPTAKDGVYRVTAEALAGSGVNLSTLDPRNISLYHRGKEVAVYISGESDGTLDGEDYIEFYGLRNDGTLDRLLYTDFEELPNPYYNTTSDTTAFFLTVNSSRLGKRMASRAAPEANQPVINTFYTEKLQVFGEQYSLGIGYALDFRLSKYDQGQGWMSAVISKGNTRQVTLDGLGEVTNSGGAKLEIGLVGRSFHPHSTRILAGPTAGNQRLISTASFSNYEYPHLILDLSMSDFNADGSIVIGVQSAGSESVDNVSIAYLKLLYQSNLPTGEFESKLMLSPPGNQRIQLNQATSSYVGYEISDLGNVEKVSFATDGQVLSFRGAMASDSSKVWLQSEESIHRVENLEAVRFRDYLGQAANYILVGNRALEQASEQFENPLKAYAEHRASPAGGGFDTLTVRMEDIYNQFAYGEKSPVAIYEFLRAYYPIHKPTHLLLAGRALATYSTARQGGVNYFYRNNPEAFSFQEMVPAGGFPFSDNVFVIGLDSEKPLVPAMAVGRIPARNSQQLSDYLNKAIEKDAVGISDSWQKELVHLSGGVSEFELERYFNFMNGFKTIAESPFLGGNVTTYRKRSNSTVEVIDITGDLNEGRSMLTFFGHGSPTVIDIEIGFASDPTLNYQNKGKYPVMLFNGCDYGSAYGNSYTQGEDWVITPEKGAVSVMANSAIGVDVYLRRYSDMFYRKAFGDSTLIYRTLGEVKREAEQAYVENYGTSPLSYSHMEQMINYGDPGLRIFPADKADYAIKVEEVAVDSFDEVPVSVLSDSLKLSFVIRNIGRVDTDSIEYQVSRKLPDGTTETFDPVKIPFVARIDSLFFTIPNTGRNSAGENTFTVTLNPSMEVQEMTFANNSVTYSKFVPLSGTLNLYPLDYGIVSEENINLIAQVPGKVSEDRTVIIQLDSAAGFNSAYRKEVRVTTRGLAEMPFSLTAFSDSTTFYWRSKYQDAKPGESEAWTQSSFSYIPDGPEGWTQRTTYQLDDDQLRNLEIKESDRTWKYEDIQSQVEVFTVGAGVDSLSFRNTQFYLNQIPQIIDNVNNANSRLCPNGSLGLVAFEQKSLMPYLAIPVPGFDILDSRACGRVPQMIQSIRNSWITTPGQTMLQEYVNNVPEGDYVVIFSVGNVTFEDWPDIAYEKLKEFGASEATLRALKTGDPYILYGRKGMRPGEAIEILGDKTMEVPASQQTLSFDTEMNGYLTSGMILTPRVGPASSWERFFQNVNSRNWINEEEKTYFDIIGVKENGEEDLLIGNSFDREMDLSFISTAVYPYLKLRYSMDDPESTAPAQLDKWQVNYTGVPEGVLMLKSAQVQVNLREGESGILELQFKNISKYNFLDSIQVDWTLTNESSNKVEQFSEKFPALKAGEAFDFTIEFGSVGKVGENSLEIFANPRIQREQTFRNNQVDLESYFLVEGDQSTALLDVNFDGIYIMDGDIVSPNVMITALLKNDQTLLYKKDTVGLDLYLKQNCESCDFRRINFSDPNLTWTPASEDEDFKVSMIPGPLEDGVYTLRIANEDSTEPYEITFEVINESQITNFYPYPNPFSTSVRFVFTVTGMEVPDEIKIQIMTVTGKVVREILQTELGPIRIGNNLTEYAWDGKDEFGDQLANGVYIYRVLVRQNGQFMEHRPTTGDKAFKKGYGKMYLLR, from the coding sequence ATGATGCGAAATCTACTTTATGTGTTGCTGACAATTCTGGTTTTTACCGGCTTGACCAATGCCCAGCAGGCAGCTTGGTATAATTATGAGCAGACTTACTACAAAATTCCCACTGCCAAAGACGGGGTGTACCGGGTGACAGCGGAAGCGCTGGCAGGTTCTGGAGTGAATCTTTCCACACTTGACCCGAGGAATATCAGCCTCTACCATAGGGGTAAGGAAGTGGCGGTTTACATATCCGGAGAAAGCGATGGTACCTTAGATGGGGAAGATTACATTGAGTTTTATGGCCTGAGAAATGATGGCACCTTGGACCGTTTACTTTATACGGACTTCGAGGAGTTGCCAAACCCCTACTATAATACCACTTCTGATACCACGGCTTTTTTCCTGACGGTAAATTCTTCACGATTAGGAAAACGCATGGCGTCCAGAGCTGCTCCCGAGGCCAATCAGCCTGTAATCAATACTTTTTACACAGAAAAGCTTCAGGTATTTGGGGAGCAATACTCCTTAGGAATAGGGTATGCCCTAGACTTCCGCCTGTCCAAATATGATCAAGGACAAGGATGGATGAGTGCCGTGATCAGTAAGGGGAATACACGGCAGGTGACGCTGGATGGTCTGGGAGAAGTGACGAATTCTGGAGGCGCAAAACTGGAAATTGGCCTGGTCGGCAGGTCATTTCATCCACATAGTACCCGCATATTAGCCGGACCTACGGCAGGAAACCAGCGGTTGATTTCTACAGCTTCGTTTTCAAACTACGAGTACCCGCATCTGATTTTGGACCTGTCCATGAGCGATTTTAATGCTGATGGAAGTATAGTGATCGGCGTGCAGTCTGCTGGATCTGAATCTGTGGACAATGTATCCATAGCTTATTTGAAACTGCTCTATCAATCCAACTTACCCACAGGGGAATTTGAATCGAAACTGATGCTTTCCCCTCCCGGAAATCAACGCATTCAGCTCAACCAAGCTACTTCTTCTTATGTAGGATATGAGATTTCTGATTTGGGAAATGTAGAAAAAGTGAGCTTTGCTACCGATGGGCAAGTACTTTCTTTTCGTGGGGCTATGGCATCAGACAGCAGCAAAGTGTGGCTGCAAAGTGAGGAGTCAATCCATAGGGTAGAAAACTTAGAAGCTGTACGGTTCAGGGATTACCTGGGACAGGCGGCGAATTACATCTTGGTAGGAAACCGGGCTTTGGAGCAGGCCAGCGAGCAATTTGAGAATCCTCTAAAGGCCTATGCCGAGCATAGGGCTTCTCCTGCTGGTGGAGGCTTTGATACCTTGACTGTAAGAATGGAGGACATTTATAATCAATTTGCCTATGGGGAAAAGTCTCCTGTAGCCATATATGAATTTCTCCGGGCTTACTATCCTATTCACAAGCCAACGCATTTACTTCTTGCAGGAAGGGCTTTGGCCACTTACTCTACCGCCAGGCAGGGTGGGGTCAACTATTTTTACAGAAATAACCCTGAGGCTTTTAGTTTTCAGGAGATGGTGCCGGCAGGTGGTTTTCCATTTTCGGACAATGTATTTGTGATAGGTTTGGATTCGGAGAAGCCATTGGTGCCCGCTATGGCCGTGGGGCGTATCCCTGCCCGGAATTCGCAACAACTATCGGATTACCTCAATAAGGCCATAGAAAAGGATGCGGTGGGGATTTCGGATTCCTGGCAAAAGGAACTGGTGCATCTGAGTGGGGGAGTTTCGGAGTTTGAATTGGAAAGGTATTTCAACTTTATGAATGGCTTCAAAACCATTGCCGAAAGCCCCTTTTTGGGAGGGAATGTAACAACCTATAGAAAGCGTTCCAATTCCACCGTAGAGGTGATTGATATCACTGGGGATTTGAATGAAGGCCGGTCTATGCTTACGTTTTTTGGGCACGGATCTCCTACGGTGATTGATATAGAGATAGGTTTTGCCTCTGATCCTACTTTGAACTATCAAAACAAGGGCAAGTATCCGGTCATGTTATTTAATGGCTGTGACTATGGCAGCGCCTACGGCAATAGCTACACCCAAGGTGAAGACTGGGTGATTACTCCCGAAAAAGGAGCAGTATCTGTGATGGCTAATTCGGCAATTGGAGTGGATGTCTATCTGCGCAGGTATTCGGATATGTTTTATAGAAAAGCATTCGGCGATAGTACCTTGATCTACAGAACACTTGGCGAGGTGAAGCGTGAGGCGGAGCAGGCTTATGTGGAAAATTATGGCACAAGCCCACTGTCCTATTCGCACATGGAGCAGATGATCAATTACGGTGATCCGGGCTTGAGGATATTTCCTGCGGACAAAGCAGATTATGCTATAAAAGTGGAGGAAGTGGCAGTGGATAGCTTTGACGAGGTGCCTGTTTCAGTGCTTTCTGATAGTTTGAAACTGAGTTTTGTCATTAGAAATATAGGTAGGGTAGATACAGATTCTATTGAATACCAAGTGAGTAGAAAATTGCCGGATGGCACCACAGAAACATTTGATCCGGTGAAAATCCCATTTGTAGCGAGGATAGATTCTCTGTTTTTTACTATACCGAATACGGGCAGGAATTCAGCTGGGGAAAACACCTTCACTGTAACCTTGAATCCAAGCATGGAGGTGCAGGAGATGACTTTTGCCAACAACTCAGTAACCTATTCGAAGTTTGTTCCCCTGAGTGGTACCTTAAATCTATATCCCCTGGACTATGGGATAGTCAGTGAGGAAAATATCAATTTGATCGCGCAGGTGCCAGGTAAGGTATCCGAAGACCGGACTGTAATCATCCAGTTGGACAGTGCCGCAGGATTTAACTCAGCCTACAGAAAAGAGGTGAGAGTAACTACGCGCGGTTTGGCGGAAATGCCCTTTTCTTTAACGGCATTTTCGGACAGCACCACCTTTTATTGGAGGTCAAAGTATCAGGACGCCAAGCCTGGAGAGTCCGAGGCCTGGACTCAATCATCCTTTTCCTACATCCCGGATGGGCCTGAAGGGTGGACCCAGCGAACCACTTATCAGCTAGATGATGATCAACTGAGGAATTTGGAAATAAAGGAGTCGGACAGAACCTGGAAGTATGAAGATATTCAGTCGCAGGTGGAGGTATTTACAGTGGGAGCTGGAGTGGATAGCCTTTCTTTCCGAAATACACAGTTTTACCTCAATCAGATTCCTCAGATCATCGATAATGTAAACAATGCCAATAGTAGGCTTTGCCCCAATGGTTCCCTGGGTTTGGTGGCTTTTGAGCAAAAAAGTTTGATGCCTTACCTGGCGATTCCCGTACCGGGTTTTGATATTTTGGACTCCAGAGCCTGCGGGAGAGTGCCTCAGATGATCCAGAGCATTCGTAATTCTTGGATTACCACACCAGGGCAAACCATGTTACAGGAATATGTGAATAATGTGCCTGAGGGGGATTATGTGGTTATTTTTTCTGTAGGCAATGTGACTTTTGAGGATTGGCCGGATATAGCTTACGAAAAGCTAAAGGAGTTTGGCGCCAGCGAAGCAACCCTCAGGGCGCTGAAGACAGGTGACCCTTACATATTGTATGGTAGAAAAGGCATGCGACCCGGGGAGGCTATAGAAATCCTGGGCGATAAAACTATGGAAGTACCGGCCTCACAGCAAACACTATCCTTTGATACCGAAATGAATGGTTACCTCACTTCCGGAATGATCCTGACGCCTAGGGTGGGGCCAGCGTCTAGTTGGGAGCGTTTTTTCCAAAATGTAAATTCAAGAAACTGGATCAATGAGGAGGAGAAAACCTATTTTGACATTATAGGGGTGAAAGAAAATGGTGAAGAGGATTTGCTGATAGGAAATTCATTTGATCGGGAAATGGATCTTTCCTTTATCAGCACAGCGGTATACCCGTACTTAAAACTGAGGTACAGCATGGATGATCCTGAGTCCACGGCTCCGGCTCAGCTGGACAAGTGGCAGGTGAACTATACCGGCGTGCCAGAGGGTGTTTTGATGCTCAAATCAGCCCAAGTTCAGGTGAACCTGCGTGAGGGTGAATCTGGTATTTTGGAACTGCAATTCAAGAATATTTCTAAGTACAACTTCCTGGACTCCATTCAGGTAGACTGGACTTTGACTAACGAAAGTAGCAATAAGGTAGAGCAGTTTTCTGAAAAATTTCCTGCCCTAAAGGCCGGTGAGGCTTTTGATTTTACGATTGAGTTTGGTTCTGTGGGAAAAGTGGGCGAGAATAGCCTGGAGATTTTTGCCAATCCTAGGATACAACGGGAGCAGACTTTTAGGAACAACCAGGTGGACTTGGAGTCTTACTTCCTCGTGGAGGGAGATCAGTCTACGGCCCTGCTGGATGTAAATTTCGATGGGATATATATTATGGATGGAGATATAGTTTCACCCAATGTGATGATCACCGCATTGCTAAAAAATGACCAGACACTGCTTTATAAAAAGGACACAGTAGGCTTGGATTTATACCTCAAGCAAAACTGTGAATCCTGTGACTTCAGACGGATCAATTTTTCCGATCCAAACCTCACCTGGACACCTGCATCGGAGGACGAGGACTTTAAAGTTTCTATGATTCCGGGTCCATTGGAAGATGGGGTTTATACCTTAAGAATAGCCAATGAAGACTCTACGGAGCCTTATGAAATTACATTTGAAGTGATCAACGAATCCCAGATCACGAATTTCTACCCTTATCCGAATCCTTTCAGTACCAGTGTGCGATTTGTCTTTACAGTGACGGGAATGGAAGTGCCTGATGAAATCAAAATTCAGATTATGACGGTAACGGGCAAGGTAGTCCGGGAGATTTTGCAGACTGAGCTGGGACCGATCCGAATCGGTAACAACCTGACCGAGTATGCTTGGGACGGAAAGGATGAATTTGGGGACCAACTCGCCAATGGCGTTTATATCTACCGGGTGTTGGTTCGCCAAAACGGGCAGTTTATGGAGCATAGGCCTACTACAGGTGACAAGGCATTTAAGAAGGGGTATGGGAAAATGTATTTACTGAGGTGA